In Acidobacteriota bacterium, the genomic stretch CAGGATTTTTACTACCACCCGGCGTTGCAAATCGCGCTGGACTGGCGCGAACGGCAACAACCCAACGCCGCCTGGGCCGCGCATTACGGCTGCGATTTCGCCCAGGCCATGAAGTATCTGGATGACAGCCAGGCGAATAACGCGCGCGAAGAGGCCGAGTTGGCCGCCCAGCGCGCGCGCGAATTGGAAGCCGCGCAAACGCTGGCGGCGGAACGGCAACGCCGCGTGCGCTGGTTGCGAATCAGTTTGGGCGTGCTGACCCTGCTGTTATTGGCACTGGCGGGTTTGACGGGCTATGCCTTTCAACAAAAAGCCCAGGCGCAGTCGGAACGGGCAGACGCACAGCGACAAAGGGCCGAAGCCGTGCGGCTGCGCGAAGTCGCTGAAGGCTCTTTGACAAAAGTGCGCGTGTCTGAAAAGCAGGCGCAGGAAGAAAAAGAGGCCGCCCTCAAAGCGGAAGACAAGGCGCAGCAAGAAAAGCAACGCGCCGAACTGGCCTTGCTGGCGACGCGCAAAGCCGAAGCCAGCGCCGTGCAGGCTAAAAAACTGGCGCAGCATGCCGAGGCTGTGGCGAAGGATGAACGCGATAAAGCGGAAGCCGCACTGAAAGAGTCCAGCGCCCAGAAGCTGCGCGCCGAAACGGCGCTCGGCACGGTGAATGAAATTGATCGTTCCGCGCCTTACTTCCACACCATCTTCCGCGACAACTACGTCTCGGCGCTCAACAGTGTGGCTTACAGCCCCAGTGGGGAAACCATTCTGACCGGCAGCGCCAGCGGCGTGTTGTGGCTGAACCGCCACGACGGCCAGCGCACGCTCTATCGCCGTGTCGGCGCGGCGCCGGATGCGGCACTGCCGCCCGCCGTCACTGATCCGCAATCCGCGCAACACAACCCGAACGCGATCAGCGTCGTCGCCTTCGGCCATCAATCCGCCAGCGGCGCGCCCGTGAATTTTCTGGCCGCGCATCGCACCGGCGCCGTCGAGGTTTGGCGTTTGGCGGATGAGCAGTCCGCCACCTTAGAGCAGGCGGCCTTGGTGAAGCTGGCAGCGTTGCCAGGCGACAATACCGCCGTCAATTTTGCGGCCTTCAGTCTTGACGACAGTTTGGTTGTGACGGCTGGCGCTGATCGCCGGGTCCGGGTTTGGGGACTCACGTCTGGCAAGCCGGTTGCAGTTCTGCCGCCGCACCAAGGGGTGGTGAATCACGTGGCATTCAGCCCCAATGGTAAATTGCTGGCGACCGCCAGCGACGACGGCACAGCGCAAATCTGGAGCCTTGTTCCGTATTACCGGATCGCGTTATTGCGCCCCGGCCTGGAAAAAATCAATCGTGTCAACTTTAGTCCTGACGGTAAATATCTTGTGACTGCCGGGGCCGAATCGGTGGCGCGTGTTTGGAATGTGCAGACGGGCGAGAACGTCTTGCAACTGGGCGGCAAAACCGGTCATACGGCTGAACTCAACAGCGCGGTTTTCAGTCCCGACGGCAGCCAGATCGTCACGGCCAGTAAAGACCGCACCGCCCGCCTCTGGCCGGTGCGCGAGGCCTTGCGCAGCCGTGAACGGCGCAACAATCCCAGCCCCTTGCCCGGCATGGTCGAAGTCAATGGCGTGCTGGTTCCGAGCGGCGAGGCGGCGGCGGACGCCCTGGCCCAGACGGTGGAACTGCCGGAAGTGCAAAGCCTCGTGCTGGAAGGGCACGATGCCGATGTGACCAACGCCAGTTTCAGTCCGGATGGCAAATGGGTTTTTACCATCAGCCAGGATCGCACGGCGCGCGTTTGGCAAGCGCTGACAGTGGGGGGCCGGAAAGCCGGCGAGGTGCTGGCCGTGTTGCGCGGCCACATCGGCCCCGTGACCAGCCTGGATTTCAATGCGCGGGACAAGCACCTCGTGACGGCCAGTACGGATCGCACCGTGCGCGTTTGGGATCTCGCGGCGCTGGGCGATTTGCGCATCAACGCGGAGGTGCAGGTGGACAATGAAAAATATGGCGGCAATTGCCCGGTCACGTTCAAAATCGCGGGCCGCGTGCGGGTCGAAGGCGGCGCGGGCGCCGTCAAGTATCAATTCATCACGAGCGAAGGCGAACTGGGCCGCCCGCAAACCTTGAATTTCGACGCGCCAGGGGTCAAAGAAATCAGCGAGACATGGTCTTTTAACCGTTCGGCACCCAACGCCTGGCTGGCCTTCAAAATACTCGAACCCACCCAGCTTGAATCGGCGCACGTGCCCGTCAGCGTGCGTTGCACAAACTATGAGCGTGCCACCACGTCAGCGCCGCCGCCCGCTGAAGCGCTGACGGTCGAGGTCTTGCAACAGATCATGCCGCGCGCGTCAAAAGACAGACTGGCGCTTTATCTGCCTTATCTGCAACAGTCCTTCACGGAATTCAAAATCAATACCCCGGCGCGCCAAGCGGCTTTCCTCGCGCAGCTTGCTCATGAATCCGGCGAGTTGCGTTACATGGAAGAACCTTGGGGGCCAACCGCTAGTCAGTTGCGCTATGAGCCGCCCAGCGATTTAGCCACGCGGCTGGGCAATACCCAGCCAGGCGATGGCCAACGCTTCAAAGGGCGCGGCCCTTTCCAAATCGTCGGGCGCGCCAATTACCAAAAATACGGCCAGGCGCTGGGTCTTGATTTGCTCGGTCAACCTGACTTGGCCGCCACGTCCGCCGTGGTCTTCCGCACGGCGGGTTATTTTTGGCAATCCCAAGGTCTCAATGAATTGGCCGAACAGCAGGACTTTCCGCAAATCACTCGCCGTATCAACGGCGGTCTCAATGGGCTGGCGGAACGCACCCGTTATTACAATATCGCCAAGCAGGTGCTGGGCGTCAGCGACCGCGCCGACCAGAAACAAGCGAAGTGAGCCGCGCCGGACTATGCTGTTCGATCTGATCATCGAAAACGCGCAGGTGCTGGACGGTACCGGCCAACCGGCCTATCCGGCGCGGCTCGCCATCAAACAACAGCGCATCGCCGCGTTGGGCGCATTCTCCGGCCCGGCCCGCCAGACGCTCGACGCGCGTGGTCTCACCGTCATGCCCGGCCTGATTGATCCGCATTCGCACGCCGATCTGTTGTTGCCGCTGCCGCCCGCCAAACAGGCCGAATTGCTGCGTGGCAAACTCGCCCAAGGCATCACCACCACGATCATTGGCAATTGCGGTCTGGGTTGCGCGCCGCTCGCCAACGCCGAGGCCGAAACCATTCTGCGCGCCGTCAACGCCTGGATGACGCCGCAGCAAGTGGACTGGAACTGGCGCACGACCGGCGAATACCTCGACCGCCTTGCCGCGAACGGCCTGGCGCTCAACATCGCCACGCTCGCGCCGCACGGCCCGATTCGCATCTCGGCAATGGGCTTGGCGAAGGGGCCGCCCTCGCGCCGCCAGTTGCAACAGATGCGCAAACTGGTCGAGCAAGCCATGCGCGACGGCGCGCTGGGCCTGTCCACCGGACTGATTTATCCGCCTGGGATGTATTCCGCCCCAGAGGAATTGCAGGCGCTGGCCGAGGTCGTACACGCGCACGGTGGGCTTTACACCAGCCACATTCGCGGTTCGAGCGAGTTGCTCATCCCGGCGGTCAAAGAGTTGCTGGCAGTCGGCCAGACGACCGGCGTGCGCATTCACCATTCGCACAACGAAGCCGTGGGCCGCGCGCACTGGCCCAAGATCGCGCGCGTGCTGGCGCTGGAAGAACAAGCCGAACGCGAGGGCGTGCGCATCAGCTTCGATATGTTCCCTTACACGGCGGCGGCGACGATGATGATCGCCCTCTATCCGCCCTGGGCGTTGGAAGGCGGCGTGGATTGTTTGGTGGAACGACTGCAAGATTTGAAAACGCGCCAACGCAT encodes the following:
- a CDS encoding D-aminoacylase, with protein sequence MLFDLIIENAQVLDGTGQPAYPARLAIKQQRIAALGAFSGPARQTLDARGLTVMPGLIDPHSHADLLLPLPPAKQAELLRGKLAQGITTTIIGNCGLGCAPLANAEAETILRAVNAWMTPQQVDWNWRTTGEYLDRLAANGLALNIATLAPHGPIRISAMGLAKGPPSRRQLQQMRKLVEQAMRDGALGLSTGLIYPPGMYSAPEELQALAEVVHAHGGLYTSHIRGSSELLIPAVKELLAVGQTTGVRIHHSHNEAVGRAHWPKIARVLALEEQAEREGVRISFDMFPYTAAATMMIALYPPWALEGGVDCLVERLQDLKTRQRIARDIERVKPSWPAWKPNGWPHNLVRATGWAAIRIGYVASRRNKRFENRSLLELAQLTGKTPFDAISDLIVAERGQVSMLIFEVSGEREQRDLLAQYARHRLCAFCTDAEEYGRGLPHPAAYGAMARILSKFVREDSVLTWPEAVRKMTSYPAALFGLKDRGVIRPGAYADLVLCDPSRVRDRASFDRPRQLAAGIETVLVNGQVTYARGMKQPHLAGTVIKRQS